Below is a genomic region from Triticum dicoccoides isolate Atlit2015 ecotype Zavitan chromosome 5A, WEW_v2.0, whole genome shotgun sequence.
AACAAATATGCATGAAGATTCCTCAAAAAGAAGTGCACTATTTTTTTTACTCATGACAATATAACCAGAATAATAAGATCAACAACTGGTAAAAACTCAACCTGATGAGTGACGTACACCACAGATTTTTAGCCAAAGCCTCAAGAAAGCATCTGTACAAAAGTTAAGAAATCTTAAGCAGTGACTTGTCAAATTCCCGTGAACAGAACACTAAAGATAGTATCATTATACCTAGAATATGTGGGATCATGTATGAGCGTAGAGTGCGCTTCAAGGATCATCAAGCAAATAAATATTAGCAGTCTGACACATAGTTAGTGCTATCTGATTCCAATCATAGAAATCATGCATATATGTAGACAAAGCAGATGAGGGCCTTGTTGGGGTTGCAAAGAAGTCTAACAAGTTGCAGATTTCTGTTGTCGTTGGAATCGCCATCGTGCACCAGCTGCAACCGCCGTCACCGACCCGCTCAGGACGTGGTCTGCTGCACGGCCAGATGAGCTGCCTCCTATTGAGCGATGAAAAGGAGGAAGAGGCGGAGCGCAAGTAGGAGTTGAGAGTTTTCTTCAATTGCAGGATATAGCTTCACCAGATCTTCGACAAGAAAATCATGCAACTCCACAGCAAATTCAACCCCAGTAGGTCCACCACCGATAATCACAAAGTGAAGGATCTTCCTTTTCTCCTCTTCACTGAGGTTAGGAAGTGACGCCTTTTCAAAGCAGTCTATCACGCTCTTCCGAATCTTTTGGGCATCCTCCACTACCTGACATTTACAATGTGAGGCTATAAGCACAAGATATGACTAATACTGCACGGTACAAATACCATATATCTCAAGAGTTTGCAGGAAATTAAACTGTAACTTACATCTCAGGATTTAAACATGAGAAATAGCAGAACAGTAAAGAGACACACAATGCCAATCAGGATTTTACCTTCAGAAAGTGGCAATGCTCCATCACACCAGGAGTGTTGAATGTATTCACAGTAACTCCAAGAGCAAGAACCAAGTAATCATAATCAACCATCAAATCACCATTCCCATCCAAATTAGTCCCAACAGCAGAGCGGTAGTGGATCATCAGATCGATCTTGAAGCACTCTGGTAAATATTCACATGTTTGATTGGAGTATAACCTGGAAACAAAATCAATCTCGAAAGATTACAGAGAGGGAGGGGGCCGCATGAAGAgataggtagagagagagagagagagtatttgGTGAAGCTCACCTCGTTGTGTTGGCATCGGATGCCGGAGCCGTCGGGTTGGTGCTCAGCTGGCCAGGGCGATGACGCGGCGAAGAGGAGGACGCGCAGTCTGAGTTGGGAAGGCCTCCACCCCAGCCTGTGGACCCGATGCTACCCTGCTCCCCCAGCACGGCGACCTGTTGGGCGGCGAGGAAGAGGTAGCAGCGGCCCGAGCTAGCTTGGGAACCTCCTGTTGAGCCTGCGAGGAGAGGGTTGCGCGGCACAGGAGCTGCGTGGTGTCGTCGCACACCCACTGAGGCCGCCGTCTGCCGCACCACCGCGCGAGCCGtcggtcaacgctgcacctccctctcctctttcct
It encodes:
- the LOC119300134 gene encoding external alternative NAD(P)H-ubiquinone oxidoreductase B1, mitochondrial-like, encoding MPTQRECFKIDLMIHYRSAVGTNLDGNGDLMVDYDYLVLALGVTVNTFNTPGVMEHCHFLKVVEDAQKIRKSVIDCFEKASLPNLSEEEKRKILHFVIIGGGPTGVEFAVELHDFLVEDLVKLYPAIEENSQLLLALRLFLLFIAQ